The proteins below are encoded in one region of Sminthopsis crassicaudata isolate SCR6 chromosome 1, ASM4859323v1, whole genome shotgun sequence:
- the ALG2 gene encoding alpha-1,3/1,6-mannosyltransferase ALG2 has product MQPRGSEGRARGLSVLFVHPDFGVGGAERLVLDAALALQSRGCRVQVWTAHYDPRHCFSESRQLQVHCAGDWLPRSLGWGGRGAALCAYLRMIYLALYILLLSGEEMDVIVCDQVSACIPVFRLARHRKKILFYCHFPDLLLTQRNSFLKRLYRTPIDWVEEYTTGMADCIVVNSSFTANVFKNTFKSLAHINPDVLYPSLNVSSFDNTVPSDIDNLIPKGRKFVFLSINRYERKKNLTLALEALLELRGRLDLQDWEKIHLIMAGGYDDRVLENVEYYKELRNTANQFDLTHHVTFLKSFSDTQKISLLHNCTCVLYTPSNEHFGIVPLESMYMQCPVIAVNSGGPLESIVDNVTGFLCEPDPKQFSKAMEKFIRNPSLKATMGSAGRARVKEKFSLEAFTNQLYQYISKLSE; this is encoded by the exons ATGCAGCCTCGGGGGTCGGAGGGCCGCGCCCGCGGTCTGTCTGTGCTGTTCGTGCACCCGGACTTCGGCGTGGGAGGCGCGGAGAGGCTGGTGCTGGATGCGGCCTTGGCATTGCAGTCTCGCGGCTGTCGCGTCCAGGTGTGGACGGCACACTATGATCCGCGCCACTGCTTCTCGGAGAGCCGGCAGCTGCAGGTGCACTGCGCCGGGGACTGGCTGCCCCGGAGCCTGGGTTGGGGCGGGCGCGGCGCGGCGCTGTGCGCCTACCTGCGCATGATCTACCTGGCGCTCTACATCTTGCTGCTGAGCGGCGAGGAGATGGACGTGATCGTGTGCGACCAG GTATCTGCTTGTATCCCAGTGTTTAGACTGGCCAGACATCGGAAGAAGATATTGTTTTACTGTCATTTTCCTGATTTACTTCTTACTCAGAGAAATTCTTTTCTTAAACGACTCTACCGAACCCCAATTGACTGGGTAGAAGAGTATACTACTGGCATGGCGGACTGCATTGTGGTTAATAGCTCCTTCACggcaaatgtttttaaaaacactttcaaGTCCCTAGCACACATAAACCCAGATGTTCTCTACCCTTCTTTGAATGTCAGCAGCTTTGACAACACAGTGCCTTCAGATATAGATAACTTAATTCCCAAAGGAaggaagtttgtttttctttcaatcaacaggtatgaaaggaagaaaaatctaaCTCTTGCTTTAGAAGCATTACTTGAACTACGTGGGAGATTAGATCTTCAAGACTGGgaaaaaattcatctaattaTGGCTGGTGGTTATGATGATCGAGTCCTAGAAAATGTAGAGTATTATAAAGAACTGAGGAATACAGCCAACCAATTTGACCTTACCCACCATGTTACATTCCTGAAGTCTTTTTCAGACACACAaaaaatttctcttcttcataATTGTACTTGTGTGCTTTATACACCAAGCAATGAACATTTTGGCATAGTTCCTTTGGAATCCATGTACATGCAGTGTCCTGTCATTGCAGTGAATTCAGGTGGACCTCTGGAATCTATTGTAGATAATGTAACAGGGTTTTTATGTGAACCTGACCCAAAACAATTTTCTAAAGCAATGGAAAAATTTATCAGAAATCCTTCCTTAAAAGCCACAATGGGGTCAGCAGGAAGAGCCAGAGTGAAGGAAAAATTTTCATTAGAGGCATTTACAAATCAGCTATACCAATACATAAGTAAATTGTCAGAAtaa